Proteins encoded by one window of Streptomyces clavuligerus:
- a CDS encoding DUF397 domain-containing protein has translation MAIIEGATESWTKSSYSGGNGACVEVKSPVTRAISVRDSKVTAGAELTFVPGSWNAFVGEVGRGSFDLG, from the coding sequence ATGGCAATCATCGAAGGAGCCACGGAGTCCTGGACGAAGTCCTCGTACTCCGGGGGCAACGGGGCTTGCGTGGAAGTCAAGTCCCCGGTCACCCGGGCGATTTCCGTGCGGGACTCCAAGGTCACGGCCGGTGCGGAGCTGACCTTCGTCCCCGGCTCGTGGAACGCGTTCGTGGGCGAGGTGGGCCGGGGCTCGTTCGACCTCGGCTGA
- a CDS encoding helix-turn-helix domain-containing protein — MASNVNPTVRRRRLGLELRRLRELKGMTAEEVAERLLVSQSKISRLENGRRSISQRDVRDLCGVYEVDDHRIVDSLMQMAKDSRQQGWWHAFGDIPYSVYIGLETDAASLRVYEPQVVPGLLQTRPYAESLIAGALPESSTADIEKRVSVRMRRQDRVHAEELPLRLWAVVDEAALHRIVGGKALMREQLEYLIELSRLPHVTVQVLPFEMGAHPGINGQYAILEFPDATDSSVVYIEGVTSDLYLEKANDVHKYTVMYEHLRAQALNADQSRAFIENIAKRYTML; from the coding sequence GTGGCGTCCAACGTCAATCCCACCGTCAGGAGACGCCGATTGGGCCTGGAGCTGCGCCGGCTCCGCGAGCTGAAAGGCATGACCGCCGAAGAGGTGGCAGAGCGCCTCCTGGTGTCACAGTCGAAGATCAGCCGCCTGGAGAACGGGCGCCGCTCCATCAGTCAGCGTGATGTCCGCGACCTCTGCGGAGTGTACGAGGTCGACGACCACCGTATCGTCGACTCACTCATGCAAATGGCCAAGGACTCGCGTCAGCAGGGCTGGTGGCATGCCTTCGGCGATATCCCCTACAGCGTCTACATCGGTCTGGAGACGGACGCGGCGAGCCTTCGGGTCTACGAGCCGCAAGTGGTGCCGGGGCTGCTCCAGACCCGGCCGTACGCCGAGTCGCTGATCGCCGGGGCGCTCCCGGAGAGCAGCACCGCCGATATCGAGAAGCGGGTCAGTGTGCGCATGCGCCGCCAGGACCGGGTGCACGCGGAGGAGCTTCCGCTGCGGCTGTGGGCCGTGGTGGACGAGGCCGCGCTCCACCGGATCGTGGGCGGCAAGGCGCTCATGCGCGAACAGCTGGAGTATCTGATCGAGCTGTCCCGGCTGCCGCATGTCACCGTTCAGGTACTGCCGTTCGAGATGGGCGCCCATCCGGGCATCAACGGTCAGTACGCGATCCTTGAATTTCCCGATGCGACCGATTCGAGCGTGGTGTATATCGAAGGCGTCACCAGCGACCTCTATCTGGAGAAGGCCAACGATGTCCACAAGTACACGGTCATGTACGAGCATCTGCGCGCCCAGGCGCTGAATGCCGACCAGTCGCGGGCTTTCATCGAGAACATCGCCAAGCGGTACACGATGCTATGA
- a CDS encoding ADP-ribosylglycohydrolase family protein, translating to MSAAATAVWGRTEQQDFRARVRGALLGAALGDALGAAVDPLPYEEIRETHGPDGLTDLVPVHGRRGAVTAATQLTLFTVDGLIRAQVRRDTGAWHPPTDVHRAYLRWAATQRDWGPDERRKDNGWLAQEEWLYARRAAPRASLLGLGDDTMGTLEAPKNPTARDGGALARSAPFGLLVGWEPQLVCQLALECAAQTHGHPTAFLAAGACAVIVHGLARGETLEAAVRRALALVAVHPGHQQVTEGLTAALAAVREGVPGPGRVGAFHTPGDDTDDGDGPAGGSHAGADLAAAVYAALVSEDMRHGLRLAVNHDGASTVTGAVTGALLGALHGETALPPAWLCELEGRPTVLALADDFALETTQGPALHGPTAAAPGWLARYPRA from the coding sequence GTGAGCGCAGCAGCCACAGCCGTCTGGGGGCGAACCGAACAGCAGGACTTCCGGGCCCGGGTCCGCGGGGCACTCCTCGGCGCGGCCCTCGGCGACGCCCTCGGAGCGGCGGTCGACCCGCTCCCGTACGAGGAGATACGCGAGACCCACGGCCCCGACGGACTCACCGACCTGGTCCCCGTCCACGGCCGCCGCGGCGCCGTCACTGCCGCCACCCAGCTCACCCTCTTCACCGTCGACGGGCTGATCCGCGCCCAGGTCCGCCGGGACACCGGCGCCTGGCACCCGCCCACCGACGTCCACCGCGCCTATCTGCGCTGGGCCGCGACCCAGCGCGACTGGGGCCCCGACGAACGCCGCAAGGACAACGGCTGGCTGGCCCAGGAGGAGTGGCTGTACGCGCGCCGCGCCGCGCCCCGCGCCAGTCTGCTCGGCCTCGGCGACGACACCATGGGCACCCTCGAAGCCCCCAAGAACCCCACCGCCCGCGACGGCGGCGCCCTCGCCCGCTCGGCCCCGTTCGGCCTGCTCGTCGGCTGGGAACCCCAACTGGTCTGCCAGCTCGCCCTGGAGTGCGCGGCCCAGACCCACGGCCACCCCACCGCCTTCCTCGCGGCGGGTGCCTGCGCCGTCATCGTGCACGGCCTCGCCCGGGGCGAGACCCTGGAGGCGGCCGTCCGCCGTGCCCTCGCGCTGGTGGCCGTCCACCCCGGGCATCAGCAGGTCACCGAAGGGCTCACGGCCGCGCTCGCCGCCGTACGGGAAGGGGTCCCCGGACCCGGGCGCGTCGGCGCCTTCCACACCCCCGGGGACGACACGGACGACGGGGATGGCCCCGCCGGGGGGTCCCACGCGGGGGCCGATCTCGCCGCCGCTGTCTACGCCGCCCTCGTCAGCGAGGACATGCGCCACGGGCTGCGGCTCGCCGTCAACCACGACGGCGCCTCGACCGTCACCGGCGCGGTCACGGGCGCCCTGCTCGGCGCCCTGCACGGGGAGACGGCCCTGCCCCCGGCCTGGCTCTGCGAACTGGAGGGCCGCCCCACCGTGCTCGCCCTCGCCGACGACTTCGCCCTGGAGACGACCCAGGGCCCCGCCCTCCACGGCCCGACCGCCGCCGCCCCCGGCTGGCTCGCCCGCTACCCCCGCGCCTGA
- a CDS encoding alpha/beta fold hydrolase, with amino-acid sequence MSEEASGTGVVFHGGDGCPLRARVSGTGPPVVLLHGGGPDHRSLLPLAARLSSAYTVVLPDVRGFGRSLCAHEERHTWSGYAADVVALLDRLGLERAVVGGTGLGGTVALRTAVEHPERVRAVVVVSVEDIEDDAAKEAERVFFERFAERVRAGGVAAGWAPVLPDLAPLIGHLVREAIPRADPASVAAFCAIGRDRAFREVSDLAVVGVPALIVPGTDVRHPTELAERVAAVLPRGRLAPVTLSHELLTAEDLGAAMGPVVAEFLAGLDGTR; translated from the coding sequence GTGTCCGAAGAGGCGTCGGGAACCGGGGTGGTCTTCCACGGGGGCGACGGCTGTCCGCTGCGCGCACGGGTGAGCGGCACCGGCCCGCCGGTCGTCCTGCTGCACGGGGGCGGCCCCGACCACCGCAGTCTGCTGCCGCTCGCCGCGCGGCTGTCGTCCGCGTACACCGTGGTCCTGCCGGACGTCCGCGGCTTCGGCCGTTCGCTCTGCGCGCACGAGGAGCGTCACACCTGGTCGGGGTATGCGGCCGACGTGGTCGCGCTGCTGGACCGGCTGGGTCTGGAACGGGCGGTGGTCGGCGGCACCGGGCTGGGCGGCACGGTCGCGCTGCGGACGGCGGTGGAGCACCCGGAACGGGTCCGGGCGGTGGTGGTCGTCAGTGTAGAGGACATCGAGGACGACGCGGCAAAGGAGGCCGAGCGGGTCTTCTTCGAACGGTTCGCGGAGCGGGTGCGCGCCGGGGGCGTGGCGGCGGGCTGGGCGCCGGTGCTGCCCGATCTGGCCCCGCTGATCGGGCATCTGGTCCGGGAGGCGATCCCGCGCGCGGACCCGGCGAGCGTGGCCGCGTTCTGCGCGATCGGACGGGACCGCGCCTTCCGCGAGGTGTCCGATCTCGCGGTGGTCGGGGTCCCGGCGCTGATCGTGCCCGGTACGGACGTCCGCCATCCGACCGAGCTGGCCGAGCGGGTGGCGGCGGTGCTGCCGCGGGGCCGTCTCGCGCCGGTGACGCTGTCGCACGAGCTGCTGACGGCGGAGGATCTGGGGGCGGCGATGGGGCCGGTGGTGGCGGAGTTCCTGGCGGGTCTCGACGGTACGCGCTGA
- a CDS encoding bifunctional FO biosynthesis protein CofGH, whose amino-acid sequence MTDHVPVPPTENAMRRALRRARDGVALDVTEAAVLLQARGSDLTDLCRSAARVRDAGLEAAGRPGVITYSKSVFIPLTRLCRDKCHYCTFATVPGKLRRAGHGMFMSPDEVLAIARRGAELGCKEALITLGDKPEDRWPEAREWLEAEGYDDTIAYVRAMSIRILEETGLLPHLNPGVLSWTDFQRLKPVAPSMGMMLETTATRLWSEPGGPHHGSPDKEPAVRLRVLEDAGRSSVPFTSGLLIGIGETHEERAESLFALRRVSRTYHGIQELILQNFRAKPDTAMRGMPDAELDELVATVAVARHLLGPAACLQAPPNLVDAEYARLIGAGIDDWGGVSPLTPDHVNPERPWPQIDELAEHSAAAGFRLAERLCVYPEFVTRGEPWLDPRVLPHVRALADPATGLADPGAHPAGLPWQEPDEGFTSTGRTDLHRTIDTEGRTHDRRDDFDAVYGDWDALREAAAPGMVPQRIDTDVRQALRTAADDPTRLTDDEALALLHADGPALDALTRIADELRRDVVGDDVTYVVTRNINFTNVCYTGCRFCAFAQRRTDADAYTLSLDQVADRAAQAWDVGAVEVCMQGGIHPDLPGTAYFDIARAVKTRVPGIHVHAFSPMEVVNGASRTGLSIREWLTAAKEAGLDSVPGTAAEILDDEVRWVLTKGKLPAATWIEVISTAHELGIRSSSTMMYGHVDQPRHWLGHLRTLARIQQETGGFTEFVTLPFIHTNAPVYLAGIARPGPTDRDNRAVTAMARLLLHPHITNIQTSWVKLGAEGAAEMLRSGANDLGGTLMEETISRMAGSRYGSYRSVRDLVAIAELAGRPARSRTTLYGEVPGERTRAAEASDGQLPELLPLVTD is encoded by the coding sequence ATGACGGACCACGTACCCGTACCCCCGACCGAGAACGCCATGCGCCGAGCCCTCAGGCGAGCCCGGGACGGGGTCGCCCTCGACGTCACGGAAGCGGCGGTGCTGCTCCAGGCGCGGGGCAGTGATCTGACGGACCTGTGCCGCTCGGCGGCGCGGGTGCGCGACGCCGGACTCGAAGCCGCGGGCCGCCCCGGGGTCATCACCTACTCCAAGAGCGTCTTCATCCCGCTCACCAGGCTCTGCCGGGACAAGTGCCACTACTGCACCTTCGCCACCGTCCCCGGGAAGCTGCGCCGCGCCGGGCACGGCATGTTCATGTCCCCGGACGAGGTTCTCGCCATCGCCCGCCGCGGGGCCGAGCTGGGCTGCAAGGAGGCCTTGATCACCCTCGGCGACAAGCCCGAGGACCGCTGGCCCGAGGCCCGTGAGTGGCTGGAGGCCGAGGGGTACGACGACACCATCGCCTATGTCCGCGCCATGTCCATCCGCATCCTGGAGGAGACGGGGCTGCTGCCCCACCTCAACCCCGGTGTGCTGTCCTGGACCGACTTCCAGCGGCTCAAGCCCGTCGCCCCCTCCATGGGCATGATGCTGGAGACCACCGCCACCCGGCTGTGGAGCGAGCCCGGCGGCCCCCACCACGGCTCGCCCGACAAGGAGCCCGCCGTCCGGCTGCGGGTGCTGGAGGACGCCGGGCGCAGCTCCGTCCCGTTCACCAGCGGACTGCTCATCGGCATCGGGGAGACCCACGAGGAGCGCGCCGAGTCGCTGTTCGCGCTCCGCCGTGTCTCCCGCACGTACCACGGCATCCAGGAGCTGATCCTCCAGAACTTCCGCGCCAAACCGGACACGGCCATGCGCGGCATGCCCGACGCCGAACTGGACGAGCTGGTCGCCACCGTCGCCGTCGCCCGGCACCTCCTGGGCCCCGCCGCCTGTCTCCAGGCCCCGCCGAACCTGGTGGACGCCGAGTACGCGCGGCTCATCGGCGCGGGCATCGACGACTGGGGCGGGGTCTCCCCGCTCACCCCCGACCATGTGAACCCCGAGCGGCCCTGGCCGCAGATCGACGAGCTGGCCGAGCACTCCGCCGCCGCCGGTTTCCGCCTCGCCGAACGGCTCTGTGTCTACCCGGAGTTCGTCACCCGGGGCGAGCCCTGGCTCGACCCCCGTGTCCTGCCGCACGTACGGGCGCTCGCCGACCCGGCCACCGGACTCGCCGACCCCGGGGCCCACCCCGCCGGGCTGCCCTGGCAGGAGCCGGACGAGGGCTTCACCTCCACGGGCCGCACCGATCTGCACCGCACCATCGACACCGAGGGCCGCACCCACGACCGCCGCGACGACTTCGACGCCGTCTACGGGGACTGGGACGCCCTGCGCGAGGCCGCCGCGCCCGGGATGGTCCCGCAGCGCATCGACACCGACGTCCGGCAGGCGCTGCGCACGGCCGCCGACGACCCCACGCGGCTCACCGACGACGAGGCCCTGGCGCTGCTGCACGCCGACGGACCGGCCCTGGACGCGCTCACCCGGATCGCCGACGAGCTGCGCCGCGACGTCGTCGGCGACGACGTCACCTATGTCGTCACCCGGAACATCAACTTCACCAATGTCTGCTACACCGGCTGCCGTTTCTGCGCCTTCGCGCAGCGGCGCACGGACGCGGACGCCTACACCCTCTCCCTGGACCAGGTCGCCGACCGGGCCGCCCAGGCGTGGGACGTGGGCGCGGTGGAGGTGTGCATGCAGGGCGGCATCCATCCGGATCTGCCCGGGACGGCGTACTTCGACATCGCCCGCGCGGTGAAGACCCGGGTCCCCGGCATCCATGTGCACGCCTTCTCGCCGATGGAGGTCGTCAACGGGGCCTCCCGCACCGGCCTGTCCATCCGGGAGTGGCTGACGGCGGCGAAGGAGGCCGGACTCGACTCCGTGCCCGGCACCGCGGCCGAGATCCTGGACGACGAGGTCCGCTGGGTGCTCACCAAGGGCAAGCTGCCCGCCGCGACCTGGATCGAGGTCATCAGCACCGCGCACGAGCTGGGCATCCGCTCCTCGTCGACGATGATGTACGGGCATGTCGACCAGCCCCGGCACTGGCTCGGCCATCTGCGGACGCTCGCGCGCATCCAGCAGGAGACGGGTGGCTTCACGGAGTTCGTCACGCTGCCCTTCATCCACACCAACGCCCCCGTCTATCTCGCGGGGATCGCCCGCCCGGGGCCGACGGACCGGGACAACCGCGCGGTGACGGCGATGGCCCGGCTGCTGCTGCACCCCCACATCACCAATATCCAGACAAGCTGGGTGAAGCTGGGGGCGGAGGGCGCCGCCGAGATGCTGCGGTCCGGTGCCAACGATCTGGGCGGCACGCTGATGGAGGAGACTATTTCGCGGATGGCGGGTTCTCGTTATGGCTCGTACCGTTCGGTCAGGGATCTGGTGGCGATCGCCGAGTTGGCCGGGCGGCCTGCGAGGTCGCGGACGACGTTGTACGGGGAGGTGCCCGGGGAGCGGACGCGGGCGGCGGAGGCGTCGGACGGGCAGTTGCCGGAGCTGCTGCCCCTGGTGACCGACTAG
- a CDS encoding sodium:solute symporter family protein, producing the protein MNSLDWTVLIGYFGVMVAIGLWSHKRVDNVSDFFTAGGKMPWWLSGISHHMSGYSAVMFTGYAGIAYTYGVTSFVTWSLPIAIGIYIGSTLFAPRLNRLRSRLHVASPLEYLKNRYNLKTQQALAWSGVLLKIVDVGAKWAAIATLLSVFTGISLNQGILITGVITGVYCTIGGLWADALTELGQFIIQLFAGLAMLFAVMRELDGFSTLWTIWDEPQLQGHAEPTAGPYTVTFLLAFLFIKTFEYNGGMWNQAQRYMATANAREATRSARLSAVLWFVWPLVLFFPMWCAPLLVKTEKPDASDSYALMTEQLLPHGLLGLVIVGFFSHTMAMCSSDANAIAAVFTRDIAPVLSKKARSWTEQAGLIAARWSTIAFLALSMAIATQVNSPTFKDIITVVIKWVAGLMGPIAIPFMLGMLRSFRRSGPTAALTSWAAGLLAFFLVNYELNGDQRTDIALQYQVSVPLAISLVLYIAIGFLKPENTAERDALIERINTDGDEAEAPGTVRR; encoded by the coding sequence ATGAACAGTCTCGACTGGACCGTGCTCATCGGCTACTTCGGTGTGATGGTCGCGATCGGGCTCTGGTCGCACAAACGGGTCGACAACGTCAGCGACTTCTTCACCGCGGGCGGCAAGATGCCCTGGTGGCTGTCGGGCATCTCGCACCACATGTCCGGCTACAGCGCGGTGATGTTCACCGGCTACGCCGGTATCGCCTATACCTATGGCGTCACATCCTTCGTGACCTGGTCCCTCCCCATCGCCATCGGCATCTACATCGGTTCCACGCTCTTCGCCCCCCGGCTGAACCGGCTCCGGTCCCGGCTCCATGTGGCCTCTCCGCTGGAGTATCTGAAGAACCGGTACAACCTGAAGACACAGCAGGCCCTCGCCTGGTCCGGCGTGCTGCTGAAGATCGTGGACGTGGGTGCCAAATGGGCGGCCATCGCCACCCTGCTCTCCGTGTTCACCGGTATATCGCTCAACCAGGGCATCCTGATCACCGGTGTGATCACCGGTGTCTACTGCACCATCGGCGGGCTGTGGGCCGACGCCCTCACCGAACTCGGCCAGTTCATCATCCAGTTGTTCGCCGGGCTCGCCATGCTCTTCGCCGTCATGAGGGAACTCGACGGCTTCAGCACCCTGTGGACCATCTGGGACGAGCCCCAGCTCCAGGGCCATGCCGAACCCACCGCCGGCCCCTACACCGTGACCTTCCTCCTCGCGTTCCTCTTCATCAAGACCTTCGAGTACAACGGCGGCATGTGGAACCAGGCCCAGCGGTACATGGCCACCGCCAACGCCCGCGAGGCCACCCGCTCCGCCCGGCTCTCCGCGGTGCTCTGGTTCGTCTGGCCGCTGGTCCTCTTCTTCCCGATGTGGTGCGCGCCGCTGCTGGTGAAGACGGAGAAGCCGGACGCCTCCGACAGCTACGCCCTGATGACCGAGCAACTGCTGCCGCACGGCCTGCTCGGCCTGGTCATCGTCGGTTTCTTCTCGCACACGATGGCCATGTGCTCCTCCGACGCCAACGCCATCGCCGCCGTCTTCACCCGGGACATCGCCCCGGTGCTCTCGAAGAAGGCCCGCTCCTGGACCGAGCAGGCCGGACTGATCGCGGCGCGCTGGTCGACCATCGCGTTCCTGGCCCTGTCGATGGCCATCGCCACCCAGGTCAACTCGCCCACGTTCAAGGACATCATCACCGTCGTGATCAAGTGGGTCGCCGGGCTGATGGGCCCGATCGCCATCCCCTTCATGCTCGGCATGCTCCGCTCCTTCCGCCGCTCGGGACCGACGGCGGCGCTCACCAGCTGGGCCGCCGGGCTGCTCGCCTTCTTCCTGGTCAACTATGAGCTGAACGGCGACCAGCGGACCGATATCGCGCTCCAGTACCAGGTCTCCGTACCGCTGGCGATCTCGCTGGTGCTGTACATCGCGATCGGCTTCCTGAAGCCGGAGAACACGGCGGAACGGGACGCGCTCATCGAACGGATCAACACGGACGGGGACGAGGCCGAGGCGCCGGGGACGGTGCGGCGGTAG
- a CDS encoding NACHT domain-containing protein, translated as MDAAAAVAARLASTAVAPLVRKLFTPQPDGARLVDKPVRISGLVSFRGERRTLGEKELRRLATELVDRAAASYGPHEAPSPETRRELADALALALHSLGDLDMDDVQAVRLGPEAFTARLARPRHLSAAAEAYYEPLLHTAGLHILNFFSQRSSFVPRTLTEQTRTLDRLVALTDLLLERLPSRPAEDARFEDRYTRHIAAKHSELTIHGLDLRQARAWHLDSAYVSLEAADATTSVPRPADRALSGRDRVLLRGGAGSGKTTLVQWLAVTAARQKYEEFGDHLDHLVGRIPFVLPLRRVIRDGRPPTPDEFLRAVRSVLAGAEPPGWTDRVLSAGRALVLVDGIDEIPQRERETTRRWLRELMADFPGNLWLVTARPSAVDADWLAAEGFTELTLATMSHDDVTRFVHRWHTAAAAPASLAGTLLTAVRVSTDLGRLAVNPLMCGMLCALHRERNGFLPHSRKELYEAALRMLLERRDLERGVQDELSLSSETQILLLQRLAHWMIRNDTAEMERADAVAQLGRALELMHHVTAPADRVLTHLLERSGLIREPAHDRIDFVHRTFQDYLGAKALVEEGDFPLLLKNAHRDQWEDVVRMAVALGRPAERDRILRGLVAGDSDELFDLRGVLLAFACLEQAPEVYPETRSLITGLTAEIIPPKNTPHAMALSNFGGSLALGLLPGPEGLSDDEARGTVLAASYIGTDAALPVLARFRHHPSLRIRSQLVWSWYRFDCRRYADEVIAHLDPADLYFTVPGVEHAHALTALGGRERVHLPSGADPSAVAEHLDTERVTHVWVELGRTSEEYWAWVRDFPRLHTLVLEDDAVRAAASPYLPPHLTVLPWPGEGRYTERTP; from the coding sequence ATGGATGCCGCCGCCGCCGTCGCCGCCCGACTCGCGTCCACCGCCGTCGCCCCCCTCGTCCGCAAGCTCTTCACCCCCCAGCCCGACGGCGCCCGCCTCGTCGACAAGCCGGTACGGATATCCGGCCTGGTCTCCTTCCGCGGCGAACGGCGGACCCTCGGCGAGAAGGAGCTGAGGAGACTCGCCACCGAACTCGTCGACCGCGCCGCCGCCTCCTACGGCCCCCACGAGGCCCCGTCCCCCGAGACCCGCCGCGAACTCGCCGACGCCCTCGCGCTCGCCCTCCACAGCCTCGGCGACCTCGACATGGACGACGTCCAGGCCGTCCGCCTCGGCCCCGAGGCGTTCACCGCCCGCCTGGCCCGCCCCCGGCACCTCTCCGCGGCGGCCGAGGCGTACTACGAGCCCCTGCTCCACACCGCCGGGCTCCACATCCTCAACTTCTTCAGCCAGCGGTCCTCGTTCGTCCCCCGCACCCTCACCGAACAGACCCGCACCCTCGACCGGCTCGTCGCCCTCACCGATCTGCTGCTCGAACGGCTCCCCTCCCGGCCCGCCGAGGACGCCCGCTTCGAGGACCGCTACACCCGCCACATCGCGGCGAAACACAGCGAACTGACCATCCACGGACTCGACCTCCGCCAGGCCCGCGCCTGGCACCTCGACTCCGCCTATGTCTCCCTGGAAGCCGCCGACGCCACCACCTCCGTACCGCGACCCGCCGACCGCGCCCTCTCCGGCCGGGACCGGGTGCTGCTGCGCGGCGGCGCGGGCTCCGGGAAGACCACCCTCGTCCAGTGGCTCGCGGTCACGGCGGCCCGGCAGAAGTACGAGGAGTTCGGCGACCACCTCGACCACCTCGTCGGCCGGATACCCTTCGTCCTCCCGCTGCGCCGCGTCATCAGGGACGGCCGCCCGCCCACCCCCGACGAGTTCCTGCGCGCCGTCCGCAGCGTCCTCGCCGGAGCCGAGCCGCCCGGCTGGACCGACCGCGTCCTGAGCGCGGGCCGCGCGCTCGTCCTCGTCGACGGCATCGACGAGATCCCGCAGCGCGAACGCGAGACCACCCGCCGCTGGCTGCGCGAGCTGATGGCCGACTTCCCCGGCAATCTGTGGCTGGTCACCGCCCGCCCCTCCGCCGTCGACGCGGACTGGCTCGCCGCCGAGGGCTTCACCGAGCTGACCCTCGCCACGATGTCCCACGACGACGTCACCCGCTTCGTCCACCGCTGGCACACCGCCGCAGCGGCCCCCGCCAGCCTCGCCGGCACCCTCCTGACCGCCGTCCGGGTCAGCACCGACCTCGGCCGTCTCGCCGTCAACCCCCTGATGTGCGGCATGCTCTGCGCCCTCCACCGCGAACGGAACGGCTTCCTCCCCCACAGCCGCAAGGAGCTGTACGAGGCGGCCCTGCGCATGCTCCTCGAACGCCGCGACCTCGAACGCGGCGTCCAGGACGAGCTGAGCCTCTCCTCCGAGACCCAGATCCTGCTGCTCCAGCGGCTCGCGCACTGGATGATCCGCAACGACACCGCCGAGATGGAACGCGCGGACGCGGTGGCCCAACTGGGACGCGCCCTGGAGCTGATGCACCATGTGACCGCCCCCGCCGACCGGGTCCTGACCCATCTCCTGGAACGCTCGGGCCTGATCCGCGAACCCGCCCACGACCGGATCGACTTCGTCCACCGCACCTTCCAGGACTATCTGGGGGCGAAGGCCCTGGTGGAGGAGGGCGATTTCCCGCTGCTGCTGAAGAACGCCCACCGGGACCAGTGGGAGGACGTGGTCCGCATGGCGGTGGCGCTGGGGCGGCCCGCGGAACGGGACCGGATTCTGCGGGGGCTGGTGGCGGGGGACTCCGACGAGCTCTTCGACCTCCGCGGGGTGCTGCTGGCGTTCGCCTGTCTGGAGCAGGCCCCCGAGGTGTATCCGGAGACCCGGAGCCTGATCACCGGGCTGACCGCGGAGATCATTCCCCCGAAGAACACGCCGCACGCCATGGCTCTCTCGAATTTCGGCGGCTCCTTGGCACTCGGCCTGCTGCCCGGACCCGAGGGGCTGTCGGACGACGAGGCGCGCGGCACCGTCCTCGCGGCCTCCTACATCGGCACGGACGCCGCCCTGCCCGTCCTCGCCCGCTTCCGGCACCACCCCTCGCTCCGCATCCGCAGCCAGCTCGTCTGGTCCTGGTACCGCTTCGACTGCCGCCGCTACGCCGACGAGGTCATCGCCCATCTCGACCCGGCGGACCTCTACTTCACCGTCCCCGGCGTCGAGCACGCCCACGCGCTGACGGCCCTCGGCGGCCGGGAACGGGTCCATCTGCCGAGCGGCGCCGATCCGTCGGCGGTGGCGGAGCACCTCGACACCGAACGGGTCACCCATGTCTGGGTGGAGCTGGGACGCACCAGCGAGGAGTACTGGGCGTGGGTCCGGGACTTCCCCCGGCTCCACACCTTGGTCCTGGAGGACGACGCGGTGCGTGCGGCGGCGTCCCCGTATCTGCCGCCGCACCTCACCGTGCTGCCCTGGCCGGGCGAGGGCCGGTACACCGAGCGCACCCCGTAG